In Bacillus thermozeamaize, one genomic interval encodes:
- a CDS encoding cell division/cell wall cluster transcriptional repressor MraZ, with protein sequence MLMGEYYHSIDAKGRLIIPAKFREELGETFVITRGLDRCLFVFPPHEWQQIESKLKSLSFTSADVRAFTRFFFSGAMECELDKQGRVNLPPTLREYAQLEKDCAIIGVSTRVEIWSQPVWESYFQQSAGSFSEIAEKLELHF encoded by the coding sequence GTGTTGATGGGCGAGTATTATCACAGCATTGATGCGAAGGGCAGGTTGATTATTCCTGCGAAATTTCGCGAAGAGTTGGGCGAAACCTTTGTCATCACCCGCGGACTGGATCGCTGTCTGTTTGTTTTCCCACCCCATGAATGGCAGCAAATTGAAAGCAAGTTGAAAAGCCTCTCCTTCACAAGTGCAGATGTGCGCGCTTTCACGCGGTTTTTCTTTTCAGGCGCGATGGAATGCGAGCTCGACAAACAGGGGCGAGTGAACCTGCCGCCAACCCTGCGCGAGTATGCGCAGCTTGAAAAAGACTGCGCGATCATCGGTGTTTCCACGCGTGTGGAAATATGGAGCCAACCTGTTTGGGAAAGCTATTTTCAGCAATCAGCGGGCAGCTTCAGTGAGATTGCTGAAAAGCTGGAGCTTCATTTCTAG
- a CDS encoding adenosylhomocysteinase, translating to MESVVRDRKLAKEGQLKIDWAASHMPVLERLRERFEREKPFRGVKVGICLHLEAKTAYLAKVIQAGGAEVAISGSNPLSTQDDVAAALAEGGITVFATYHPTPEEFLEYQEMTLRFGPEFLIDDGGDLVGLLHERPDDFPATVRGGCEETTTGVLRLKALEKEGRLRFPMVAVNDALCKSLFDNRYGTGQSVWDGINRTTNLVVAGKTVVVAGYGWCGKGVAMRAKGLGANVIVTEVDPVKAIEAHMDGFHVMPMEQAVKRADFLVTVTGNAKVVTTEHFQSMKDGAILANAGHFDVEVDIRALEALAIRKRRVRHQIDEYQMADGRKLYLLAEGRLVNLAAGDGHPAEIMDMSFALQALSLLWLKEGRGTAIDVTAPKVLPVPKEIDRQVAYLKLESLGIQIDRLSEEQQAYLSSWRQEP from the coding sequence ATGGAAAGTGTGGTTCGGGACCGGAAACTGGCAAAAGAGGGGCAACTGAAAATCGATTGGGCTGCATCCCATATGCCGGTACTGGAGCGGCTGCGGGAACGATTTGAACGGGAGAAACCGTTTCGCGGCGTGAAAGTGGGGATCTGTCTTCATCTGGAAGCGAAAACCGCCTATCTGGCCAAAGTGATCCAGGCCGGCGGAGCGGAAGTGGCCATTTCGGGGAGCAACCCGCTATCCACTCAGGATGATGTGGCGGCGGCACTGGCAGAAGGGGGAATCACGGTATTTGCCACGTATCATCCGACGCCTGAAGAATTCCTGGAATACCAGGAAATGACGCTCCGATTCGGTCCGGAATTCCTGATTGATGATGGGGGGGATCTGGTTGGCCTGCTCCACGAGCGGCCAGATGATTTTCCCGCGACGGTCCGTGGCGGATGCGAAGAAACGACGACCGGCGTCCTCCGGTTAAAGGCGCTGGAGAAGGAAGGGCGGCTGCGTTTTCCGATGGTCGCTGTCAATGATGCCCTGTGCAAATCGCTCTTCGATAACCGTTACGGCACGGGACAGTCGGTATGGGACGGCATCAACCGCACCACGAATCTGGTGGTCGCCGGAAAAACGGTGGTGGTGGCCGGCTATGGCTGGTGCGGAAAAGGCGTGGCGATGCGCGCCAAGGGATTGGGAGCCAATGTCATTGTCACAGAAGTGGATCCCGTCAAGGCGATTGAGGCGCACATGGATGGATTCCATGTGATGCCGATGGAACAGGCGGTGAAACGGGCCGATTTTCTGGTCACCGTGACGGGCAATGCCAAGGTTGTGACCACGGAACATTTTCAGTCAATGAAAGACGGAGCCATCCTGGCCAATGCCGGCCATTTTGACGTGGAAGTGGATATCCGGGCGCTGGAAGCGCTGGCGATTCGCAAGCGGCGTGTCCGGCACCAGATTGACGAATATCAGATGGCGGATGGCCGCAAATTGTATTTGCTGGCGGAAGGGCGTTTGGTCAACCTTGCGGCGGGGGACGGGCACCCTGCTGAAATCATGGATATGTCCTTTGCGCTTCAGGCCTTGTCGCTGCTATGGCTGAAGGAAGGAAGAGGCACGGCAATCGATGTCACGGCTCCCAAAGTCCTGCCTGTTCCGAAGGAAATTGATCGGCAAGTGGCCTATTTAAAACTGGAGAGCCTGGGCATTCAGATCGATCGGTTGTCGGAAGAACAGCAAGCGTATTTGTCCAGTTGGCGTCAGGAACCATAA